A DNA window from Pseudomonadota bacterium contains the following coding sequences:
- a CDS encoding N-acetyltransferase: protein MIANDVQLGEGVVIHHPELVNLYGCQIGPGTKIGSFVEIQKGASVGARCKISSHTFICEGVTIEEGVFVGHGVMFINDRYPRAVAGDGHLLTEADWEVTATRVKFGAAIGSNATILCGVTIGAGALVGAGAVVTRDVPDYAIVAGVPALITGDSRDRERT, encoded by the coding sequence ATGATCGCAAACGACGTGCAGCTCGGCGAAGGTGTCGTGATACATCATCCCGAGCTCGTGAACCTGTACGGCTGCCAAATCGGACCGGGGACGAAAATCGGCAGTTTTGTCGAGATACAAAAAGGCGCGTCTGTCGGCGCTCGATGCAAGATATCTAGTCACACCTTCATTTGCGAAGGCGTGACTATCGAAGAGGGGGTCTTCGTGGGCCATGGTGTGATGTTTATCAACGACAGGTATCCGCGAGCCGTTGCCGGAGATGGCCATCTGCTGACGGAAGCGGATTGGGAGGTGACGGCGACACGAGTCAAGTTCGGTGCCGCGATAGGCAGTAATGCAACAATTCTATGCGGCGTTACGATCGGAGCCGGGGCTTTGGTGGGCGCCGGGGCTGTCGTGACACGCGATGTACCGGATTATGCGATAGTTGCCGGCGTACCGGCGCTGATCACGGGAGATTCGCGAGACAGGGAGCGGACGTAG
- a CDS encoding Gfo/Idh/MocA family oxidoreductase has protein sequence MKIGVIGYGYWGPNLVRNFSEVPDAQVVAVSDLDEQRLRLVKARYPAIAITTDHETLLSNQDIDAIVIATPVASHYALALQALSLKKHVFIEKPLTQTAAQGERLIEEAEKHNLTLHVDHTFVYTGAVRKIRALVSDGEVGELYYYDSVRVSLGLFRPDVNVIWDLAVHDLSIMDYVFPLSPIAVSATGVNHVPGEPANIAYLTLFFENNAIAHLHVNWLAPAKIRRTLIGGNRKMIIYDDLEPSEKVKVYDKGITVNGSKESMYNVMIGYRTGDVWAPKIEVTEALLAEARYFIRCITHGERSITDGRAGLRVVRILEAATQSMNTRGRPVELNFNGC, from the coding sequence ATGAAGATAGGAGTTATTGGCTACGGATATTGGGGACCTAACCTCGTTCGGAACTTCTCTGAGGTTCCAGACGCTCAAGTCGTCGCCGTCAGCGATCTGGATGAACAGCGTCTGCGTCTGGTCAAGGCGCGTTATCCCGCTATCGCCATTACCACCGATCATGAAACCCTGTTGTCTAATCAGGATATCGATGCTATTGTCATCGCCACGCCGGTAGCAAGTCATTATGCCTTGGCTTTGCAGGCGCTTAGCTTGAAGAAGCATGTGTTCATTGAGAAACCGTTAACGCAGACTGCCGCGCAGGGAGAACGGCTCATAGAGGAAGCCGAGAAACACAATCTGACCCTCCACGTAGATCACACGTTTGTCTATACCGGCGCCGTTCGCAAGATCCGAGCACTAGTGAGCGACGGTGAAGTGGGAGAGTTATACTACTACGACTCCGTGCGGGTAAGCCTGGGGTTGTTTCGACCCGACGTCAACGTCATCTGGGACCTGGCGGTGCATGACCTTTCGATAATGGACTATGTGTTCCCGTTGAGCCCGATCGCGGTTTCCGCCACCGGAGTAAATCATGTGCCGGGCGAGCCGGCCAACATTGCCTACTTGACCCTATTCTTTGAAAACAATGCAATTGCTCATCTGCACGTCAACTGGTTGGCGCCGGCGAAGATCCGCCGGACGCTGATCGGCGGAAACAGGAAGATGATCATATATGATGACCTTGAGCCGAGCGAGAAAGTAAAGGTGTATGACAAGGGCATCACGGTCAATGGTAGCAAGGAGAGCATGTACAATGTGATGATTGGGTATCGTACCGGTGATGTCTGGGCACCGAAGATAGAGGTGACCGAGGCCCTTCTGGCGGAGGCGCGGTACTTCATTCGCTGCATAACTCACGGCGAACGCTCTATCACCGACGGTCGGGCAGGACTCAGAGTCGTCCGGATACTGGAAGCGGCAACGCAATCCATGAATACGCGCGGCCGGCCCGTAGAGCTCAACTTCAATGGATGCTAA
- a CDS encoding DegT/DnrJ/EryC1/StrS family aminotransferase: MVPFLNLKAQYEALKDEIGAAVTKTLASGEYVLGSEVSAFEEEFAGYVGARFAIGVNSGTSALHLALLVAGVGPGDEVITVSCTFVATVAAIDYTGARPVFVDVDPETLNMDVTQVEAAITERTKALLPVHLHGHPADLDPILDIARRNNLVVIEDAAQAHGAEYKGRRVGGIGDLGCFSFYPGKNLGACGEAGMVVTNTERYAHAVRKLRDWGQERKYHHVLKGFNYRMEGLQGAILRVKLRHLDAWTDARSRHAATYQDLLDGSGVRTPVEMPNARHVYHVYAVRTPKRDSVQEKLRATGVQTGIHYPIPVHLQKAYEHLGHLPGDLPVTEKAAQELLSLPMFPELQLKQLESVARAVREALHAK, encoded by the coding sequence ATGGTTCCATTCTTGAACCTGAAAGCACAATACGAGGCCCTGAAAGACGAAATAGGGGCCGCAGTCACGAAGACACTGGCGAGCGGAGAGTATGTGTTGGGTAGTGAGGTATCGGCGTTTGAGGAGGAGTTCGCCGGATACGTCGGCGCGAGATTCGCAATCGGAGTGAATTCAGGTACGAGTGCCCTGCATCTAGCCTTGCTAGTGGCCGGCGTGGGGCCGGGCGACGAGGTGATCACCGTCTCCTGTACCTTTGTTGCGACGGTAGCTGCGATTGACTATACCGGCGCACGACCGGTCTTCGTAGACGTTGACCCTGAGACCCTCAATATGGACGTCACCCAGGTAGAGGCGGCGATCACAGAGCGGACAAAGGCGCTACTTCCGGTACACCTGCACGGTCATCCGGCCGACCTGGACCCTATTCTGGATATTGCGCGGCGTAACAATCTGGTGGTCATCGAGGACGCTGCTCAGGCGCACGGCGCAGAATATAAAGGCCGGCGCGTCGGTGGGATTGGTGACCTAGGGTGTTTCAGTTTCTATCCTGGAAAGAATCTCGGCGCCTGCGGCGAAGCCGGCATGGTGGTGACGAACACCGAGAGGTATGCGCACGCCGTCCGGAAGCTGCGTGACTGGGGTCAGGAGCGCAAGTATCATCATGTGCTCAAGGGGTTCAACTACCGCATGGAAGGTCTCCAAGGGGCGATACTGCGGGTCAAGCTTCGTCACCTCGATGCTTGGACCGATGCCCGCAGTCGGCACGCCGCGACGTACCAGGATCTCCTTGACGGCTCGGGAGTGCGGACGCCGGTAGAGATGCCGAATGCGCGCCACGTCTACCATGTGTACGCGGTCCGCACGCCCAAGCGCGACAGCGTACAGGAGAAGCTGCGAGCGACGGGAGTGCAAACGGGTATTCACTATCCGATTCCGGTCCATTTGCAAAAGGCATACGAACACCTCGGGCATCTGCCAGGCGACCTGCCAGTGACGGAGAAAGCGGCACAAGAACTGCTGTCGTTGCCTATGTTTCCCGAGTTGCAGCTAAAGCAACTCGAATCTGTTGCGAGGGCGGTACGCGAGGCACTGCATGCCAAATGA
- a CDS encoding acyltransferase → MPNEPTGSRLASAVHGLSRLEPDPAYVVGLAEDLRQQYGREGLLELYGRFSQGYGGFDALMRRVLWRALARSCGAGLRVDPGAGFKHPETFEIGNGVFIGSEAYIQGRFDGSCYIGDYVWIGPHSYFDARALVLEDHVGWGPGAKVLGSVHTATPVNVPIIKTDLAIKPVRVEEWADIGTNAVLMPGVTVGKGAIVGAGAVVTKDVPPFAKAAGVPATIIGWRADEKVREET, encoded by the coding sequence ATGCCAAATGAGCCCACCGGATCCCGTTTAGCCAGCGCGGTGCATGGCCTCAGCAGACTGGAGCCCGACCCCGCGTATGTCGTCGGCTTAGCAGAGGACCTGCGCCAGCAATATGGCCGCGAAGGTCTGCTTGAGCTCTACGGCCGCTTCAGCCAGGGATATGGAGGTTTTGATGCGTTGATGCGCCGCGTGCTGTGGCGCGCTTTGGCACGCTCCTGCGGTGCCGGTTTGCGAGTGGACCCTGGGGCCGGTTTTAAACATCCGGAAACCTTCGAGATCGGTAATGGTGTTTTCATCGGCAGTGAGGCCTATATACAGGGGCGATTTGATGGTTCCTGTTACATCGGCGATTACGTGTGGATTGGACCACACAGTTACTTCGATGCGCGAGCTTTGGTGCTTGAGGACCATGTAGGATGGGGACCGGGCGCAAAAGTACTGGGTTCTGTACATACGGCAACGCCGGTAAACGTTCCTATCATTAAGACAGATCTTGCGATCAAGCCGGTACGAGTAGAGGAGTGGGCTGATATAGGGACCAACGCAGTGTTGATGCCAGGTGTTACCGTTGGCAAAGGCGCGATCGTCGGCGCAGGAGCGGTGGTCACCAAGGACGTACCGCCATTTGCCAAAGCTGCAGGTGTTCCCGCTACAATCATTGGCTGGCGGGCGGATGAGAAAGTGCGTGAAGAAACATAG
- a CDS encoding DegT/DnrJ/EryC1/StrS family aminotransferase: protein MIPITRPTIGDEEIAGIAEVLQSGWVSQGPYVEKFEKAFADYVGAKHACAVSSCTTALYLALLAIGAKPGDEVVTVSHSFIATANSIRYCGAIPVFVDICPDTLNVDPTLIEAAISKRTRAILCVHQVGMPCDLPRILEIASRHGLPVIEDAACAIGSEIEIAESWERIGKPHGDIACFSFHPRKVITTGEGGMLTTSRADYDHRFRLLRQHYMSVPDTIRHNSSEVIFETYPEVGFNFRMTDIQGAMGCAQLKRLDGLIARRRTLAFRYRSMLSEVPGVRLQAEPDCARSTWQSFCIRLPTQSDQRQVMRSMLDVGVATRRGVMCSHREAAYPPGTWSCTGNATYCNCGGIGCQRLRHSEEAQDTSIMLPLFPGMSFIQQDQVVKALRDALHV, encoded by the coding sequence ATGATACCGATAACCAGACCTACTATTGGTGACGAAGAGATCGCAGGGATTGCGGAGGTGCTGCAATCCGGCTGGGTGAGCCAAGGTCCGTACGTTGAAAAGTTCGAAAAAGCCTTTGCGGACTATGTTGGCGCAAAGCATGCTTGCGCCGTGTCGAGTTGTACGACCGCCTTATATTTGGCACTCCTTGCTATTGGTGCAAAGCCCGGCGATGAGGTGGTAACCGTGAGCCATTCATTCATCGCGACCGCAAACAGCATCCGCTATTGCGGTGCCATTCCGGTATTTGTGGACATCTGCCCAGATACTCTCAACGTCGATCCTACGCTGATCGAAGCGGCTATATCGAAACGGACCAGGGCGATTCTTTGCGTTCACCAAGTCGGTATGCCGTGCGACCTTCCGCGAATCCTTGAAATAGCATCACGTCATGGCCTGCCGGTAATCGAAGATGCTGCCTGTGCTATCGGGAGCGAAATTGAGATAGCAGAAAGCTGGGAACGGATAGGCAAGCCGCACGGCGACATCGCGTGTTTTTCTTTTCACCCGCGCAAGGTCATCACGACCGGCGAGGGGGGAATGCTCACCACCAGCAGGGCTGATTACGATCATCGTTTCAGGCTCTTACGGCAGCATTACATGAGCGTTCCGGATACCATCCGGCATAATTCGTCCGAGGTAATTTTCGAGACCTACCCCGAGGTCGGATTCAACTTCCGCATGACGGATATTCAGGGAGCGATGGGTTGTGCGCAGTTGAAGCGCCTGGACGGCCTGATTGCGAGGCGTCGGACGCTGGCGTTCCGCTACAGGTCCATGCTCTCCGAGGTGCCAGGAGTTCGTTTACAGGCGGAGCCGGATTGTGCGCGAAGCACATGGCAGAGCTTTTGCATTCGCCTGCCGACGCAATCGGACCAGCGACAAGTGATGCGGTCTATGTTAGATGTCGGGGTGGCGACACGCCGTGGGGTCATGTGTTCCCATCGAGAGGCTGCCTATCCACCCGGCACGTGGTCCTGTACCGGTAACGCGACATATTGCAACTGCGGTGGTATAGGCTGTCAGCGACTGCGACACAGCGAAGAAGCACAAGACACAAGTATCATGTTGCCATTGTTCCCAGGGATGAGCTTTATACAGCAGGATCAGGTAGTTAAGGCGCTCCGTGACGCTTTGCACGTATGA
- a CDS encoding sugar transferase codes for MPHPNQQSRTAVLPLPKPYFLRQLRIEKRRAERSKAPLSIALLNFEKQATDAPSHFERFIAPLQGHLRETDVIGYVDHGVIGVLFPETGKEGAEQCMRKILNGYTEPPFSIVTATYPDQIFTSFQKNREESEEVSPLFIGDSTESLRFGMLLKRGIDLVGALLALVLLTPIMLITALVIRLNSPGPAIFTQTRVGQKGALFPIYKFRSMYLNTEEGIHREYITGFIKGRQEESNQGTKEQPLYKLTSDPRITWIGRIIRKTSIDELPQLFNVLKGDMSLVGPRPPLPYEVEQYQSWHLRRILEMKPGMTGLWQVEARSETSFDNMVRLDLRYVRTWSLLFDVRILIRTVKVILLSVGGY; via the coding sequence ATGCCACATCCTAATCAACAGAGTAGGACAGCTGTCCTACCCCTGCCTAAGCCTTACTTCCTTAGGCAGTTGCGAATCGAGAAACGCCGTGCTGAGCGTTCCAAAGCTCCTTTAAGTATTGCTCTTCTGAATTTCGAGAAACAAGCGACCGACGCGCCTAGTCATTTTGAGCGCTTCATAGCGCCGCTTCAGGGACACCTACGAGAGACGGACGTCATTGGATACGTCGACCATGGAGTCATCGGCGTGCTCTTTCCGGAGACGGGCAAGGAGGGCGCAGAACAATGCATGCGCAAAATCCTTAACGGCTATACCGAACCTCCTTTCTCAATTGTCACTGCTACCTATCCTGATCAGATCTTTACTAGTTTCCAGAAAAACAGAGAGGAGTCAGAGGAGGTTTCTCCTTTATTTATTGGGGATTCGACAGAATCGCTCCGTTTCGGGATGCTATTGAAGCGAGGCATTGACCTCGTAGGGGCTTTGCTTGCACTAGTGCTACTGACGCCCATAATGCTGATCACAGCGCTAGTCATAAGACTGAACTCTCCAGGACCCGCTATCTTTACGCAAACCCGCGTGGGACAGAAGGGAGCTTTGTTTCCCATCTATAAGTTCCGATCCATGTATCTCAACACAGAGGAAGGTATTCACCGAGAATACATCACGGGGTTTATCAAGGGCCGGCAGGAGGAGAGTAATCAGGGGACCAAGGAGCAGCCATTGTACAAGCTGACATCGGACCCACGGATCACGTGGATTGGCAGAATTATTCGCAAAACGAGTATTGACGAGCTTCCGCAGCTTTTCAATGTGTTGAAGGGCGACATGAGCTTGGTGGGACCGCGGCCGCCTCTTCCTTACGAGGTTGAGCAATACCAGTCATGGCATCTCAGACGAATTCTGGAGATGAAACCCGGTATGACGGGTCTATGGCAGGTGGAAGCGCGAAGCGAAACGTCCTTTGATAACATGGTGAGACTCGATCTTCGATATGTTCGGACATGGTCCCTTTTGTTCGATGTGAGAATCCTCATCAGGACCGTTAAGGTCATACTCCTGTCCGTAGGCGGCTACTAA
- a CDS encoding O-antigen translocase produces MENQAYGQILKSSALIGGSSVLNVAIGIIRTKAMAVLLGPAGVGLLGVYGSIADLTRSIAEMGINSSGVRQIAEAVGSGDPKRIARTVTVLRRTSILLGILGAVLLLVLSSQVSILTFGTDGHVGAVALLSFAVFLRLVADGQGALIQGMRRISDLARMGVLGALFGTIISIPLVYFFREDGVVPSLVAVAAMTVINSWWYARKVQIQPPAMTITEVRKEAMGLLKLGLAFMASGFLMMGAAYAVRTMVLRIVGFEAAGYYQCAWTLGGLYVGFILQAMAADFYPRLTAIAENNAKCNRIVNEQALISLLLAGPGMVATLTFAPIVIAAFYSAEFGAAVDLLRWFCLGMAVRVITWPMGFIILAKGQQTYFFWTELAWTVVNVGLSWLAVSSFGLNGAGMAFFGSYVFHGLMIYPVVRRLTGFRWSAENRKTALLFLALMGSVFCGFYVLPPLIAAGAGTLLVILSGAYSIRILIRLVSLDRFPSSIQRLLLWSRLAVSNG; encoded by the coding sequence ATAGAAAACCAGGCCTATGGGCAGATTCTTAAGTCCTCGGCATTGATCGGCGGATCATCGGTCCTGAACGTGGCAATTGGGATAATTCGTACCAAAGCTATGGCGGTGTTGCTGGGTCCGGCGGGGGTCGGCTTGCTGGGCGTGTATGGATCAATCGCGGACCTTACGCGCAGCATTGCTGAAATGGGCATCAACAGCAGCGGTGTGCGCCAGATCGCTGAGGCAGTCGGTTCGGGCGACCCAAAAAGGATTGCGCGAACCGTCACGGTACTGCGGCGCACGTCGATCCTTCTAGGTATATTGGGCGCTGTGTTACTTCTCGTATTGTCCAGTCAGGTGTCCATCCTAACGTTTGGCACCGATGGACACGTCGGAGCGGTGGCGCTGCTGTCATTCGCTGTGTTCTTGCGTCTAGTAGCCGACGGTCAAGGCGCGCTGATTCAGGGTATGCGACGTATCTCGGACCTCGCGAGGATGGGAGTGTTGGGAGCGCTCTTCGGAACCATTATCAGCATCCCCTTGGTTTATTTTTTTCGGGAGGATGGGGTGGTCCCATCGTTGGTAGCGGTTGCTGCGATGACAGTGATCAACTCATGGTGGTACGCCCGAAAAGTGCAGATTCAGCCCCCTGCAATGACTATCACCGAAGTCAGGAAGGAAGCGATGGGCCTGTTAAAGCTCGGCTTGGCGTTTATGGCAAGTGGGTTTCTCATGATGGGAGCGGCCTACGCGGTCCGTACCATGGTGCTTCGTATTGTAGGCTTTGAGGCAGCGGGGTACTATCAGTGTGCTTGGACTCTGGGCGGGCTCTATGTGGGGTTCATTCTCCAAGCGATGGCTGCAGACTTCTACCCGCGCCTCACCGCCATAGCCGAGAACAACGCCAAGTGTAACCGAATCGTGAACGAGCAGGCGCTAATTAGCCTGTTGTTAGCGGGCCCCGGCATGGTCGCGACGTTAACGTTCGCTCCAATTGTAATCGCAGCGTTCTATAGTGCCGAGTTCGGCGCGGCCGTGGATCTGTTGCGCTGGTTTTGTCTTGGGATGGCCGTCCGTGTGATCACGTGGCCAATGGGCTTCATTATCCTAGCAAAAGGCCAGCAGACCTATTTCTTTTGGACTGAATTGGCTTGGACCGTCGTGAACGTAGGGCTCTCGTGGTTGGCCGTGAGTTCGTTCGGATTAAATGGGGCCGGGATGGCGTTCTTTGGGTCGTATGTCTTTCACGGACTCATGATCTATCCGGTTGTCCGCCGGCTCACCGGTTTTCGGTGGTCAGCGGAGAACAGAAAAACCGCCTTGCTGTTTCTTGCCTTGATGGGATCGGTATTCTGCGGTTTCTACGTGCTACCGCCGTTAATCGCCGCTGGGGCCGGGACCTTGCTGGTGATTCTAAGTGGTGCTTATTCGATTCGAATTCTCATTCGGCTGGTGTCCCTCGACCGGTTTCCCAGCTCCATACAGCGGTTGCTCTTGTGGTCCCGTCTCGCGGTTTCCAATGGCTAG
- a CDS encoding SDR family NAD(P)-dependent oxidoreductase, which produces MNYNRALITGGAGLIGSHIADQLVSEGIKEIVVLDNFTRGREQNLTVAAASGRVTIVDGDIRDSSLVRAVMEGVDIVFHEAAIRITQCAEDPRLAHDVLATGTFNVLEAAVAAKVKRVVAASSASIYGQAQEFPTSEEHHGYGNRTIYGAIKLYGEGLLRSFHEMYGLNYVALRYFNVYGPRMDAYGVYTEVMIRWMERLANGEPCVILGDGSQTMDFVFVEDVARANLAAARSSVTDDVINVSSGIETSLKELAEILGCVMGVNLASEYAPARKVNSVSRRLADVSKAERLLCFTTQVSLEEGMRRLVTWWSHERAGHIAGSRR; this is translated from the coding sequence ATGAACTACAACCGGGCATTGATAACGGGTGGAGCAGGGCTGATTGGGTCCCACATAGCTGACCAACTGGTCAGCGAGGGTATTAAGGAAATCGTCGTGCTGGACAACTTCACCCGAGGTCGAGAGCAGAATCTAACCGTGGCGGCGGCGAGTGGGCGGGTCACGATTGTAGACGGAGATATCCGGGATAGCAGCTTGGTCCGGGCGGTCATGGAGGGCGTAGATATTGTATTTCACGAAGCGGCGATCCGGATTACCCAGTGTGCGGAAGATCCGCGCCTGGCCCATGACGTCCTGGCCACGGGTACGTTTAACGTTCTTGAGGCGGCGGTAGCAGCGAAGGTTAAGCGTGTTGTCGCGGCGTCCTCGGCATCTATCTATGGACAGGCACAAGAGTTTCCGACATCTGAAGAGCATCATGGGTACGGTAACCGGACGATTTACGGAGCAATCAAACTGTATGGCGAGGGCCTTCTACGCAGCTTCCATGAGATGTACGGCCTTAATTATGTGGCGCTGCGGTACTTTAACGTGTATGGGCCTCGGATGGATGCATACGGGGTATATACTGAGGTGATGATTCGATGGATGGAGCGTCTGGCAAATGGCGAACCCTGTGTGATTCTGGGCGACGGTTCCCAAACGATGGACTTTGTTTTTGTAGAGGATGTGGCGAGGGCCAATCTGGCAGCCGCCAGGTCGTCCGTGACAGACGATGTCATCAATGTTTCCAGTGGGATCGAAACGAGTCTGAAGGAGCTAGCTGAAATCCTTGGCTGTGTGATGGGCGTGAACCTCGCCTCGGAATACGCACCGGCCCGGAAAGTGAACTCCGTCTCGCGGCGGCTCGCTGATGTTAGCAAGGCGGAGCGCTTGCTCTGCTTTACGACGCAGGTGTCGTTGGAAGAAGGTATGCGTCGTTTGGTGACTTGGTGGTCACACGAGCGTGCAGGGCATATAGCAGGTTCGCGCCGTTGA